gatttcatcgttgaaacggttcctcatgaaattggcaaaaccaccATACCATACCAActttatcaccactatttgaacatgatttcaaataattataatatataaatttatatatgtacaagtttaataatatagATGTAAACCCTTAATGACACCATGgaataatatgaatttaatataaaataaaatatacttaagTTCTGGCCTGCATCACCGGGCCAGGGTTGAACCCATAACCCCTTAGctgatagcattatacgctagccactgagctatgttgctggttatacTTTATATATAGCTTCATTTAGGAATAttgatacatttgtatgtactgtAAAGTTCCAAGACgcagtttttatatattttagattacttggttaacaaaccaaaatttctttattatcttaaaaaacgttaaatttataatattggtAGATAAACTGCAACTTTAactatggaacgatgatgaatttgaaATGAGATACATAAAACTTTGTTTCaataattaactttggttcactttgttctgctgctgtgctgaccgtcacttgcggggtcgatgtTAATGATTACTACTCtcagagtctcgatggtgatgactaactaatgtgatcgaatcgtgatcttcatatgtatataaatgattttttatcttttgggttggaaaaagtccggcattcctgggttgggcaaaatccggcactcctgtcttatctgactatccctttacagaaATTTTAATGGGCTTGTTACTCAAGTATATGAATGTCAGAAAGTGAATTCggttattgtgggaactacattgataagcgaggtacataacagtacatatataaacatataaaaggGGATACAACTCACCAGTAGTACATTCTCTCAAAACATCGGTCCAACGCCCATTTTTACAAGTCGctggatttaaattttgattctcaTTGGGCTTGTGCAGAAATTTGCATTTGGGTGTGACCACTGCATTGTAGTCCATAAACTTTTCGCATTCTATATTTCTATTGTTTAACGAACAGGTGAAGTCTAAAGTTAACGAATCGGGGAGTTTACATTTCTCTGAAAAgggaatttaaataattaagcgGACACGAAAATCAATCATTTTGTATGACAAATTCATCATCACTTACTAGCACACTTCATGGAACCGATCCAAGTTCCATTAGGCCCACAATACATACTCTGACTTCCAGTTCTGGTGTACATGTCATCACATTCATAAGTAAGGGTTGAATACGAATTTACATTTTCACCAGCGGCAACAGTAGCtccattgattaaatatttaccAAATATTGGATTTGGCGGAGAAATGCATCTAAATCACCGAAAAAATGTCTGTTACGGTATTCTAAAGATTTGAATGATTTTAGATTTCCATGGAAGGAacttgttattaaaataaaaaatactatcgACATTTTCAAAGCAAAACGCGATATCAAATTCTCGTCTTGTTATAATCAATAATTAATATGCGACTTAATGATTGtatcattattataaatatgtacatatgtatatgtacatacatatatatatatatatatatatatatatatatatatatatatatatatatatatatatatatatatatatatatatacatatgtactcgtaaaCAGCAAGATAATTttgtgtgtaataaaaatggtgtGATAACCCTGTATATATAAACTTACCCTTGAGCTAGAACACTACTcatatctgaaaaaaataatatttcaaattattatgggaaatttaattttatataatcaaaaaaatatatttaggatCATTCTTAATCGTagctttaattgaatatttagtgTTTTATTTGTTATCAAATTGAATATACGTTTGAATTTCGGAAAATATACTAGCTTGTGAATCCGATGCCTCAGTGGTATTTGGCCTTAAAAGctggccaaaaatcaaaaatttaaattttcaaaaattgaatttatgttGGGGTTCCAAAGCAGATAGATAAATATGACGTTGACGTTACCTGGGTTAGGGAGAAAACACACATCGATGCACGTGGCATGTGGTAttctttagatacttttaaccatgcgaaaaaaatgggccgtgccttgcacatattcatggaacgcccagaACGCCTCGCCCTAAAATGAACCTCTGCAgggttttcggtaaaattgtatccttgtatttatccttgcttgacagtaatcgatagcggtgtatcccatatttgaagaaatgtagaaaacTACCCACAGCGGGGAGTCAAGCGCATGATGTGCCGTTCATTGCGGTGTGTTTTCACCATTAAGCTCACTTGTCAAATGTAGTCGCAGTGGAATCCTGTCATTTGTGTGATACGCTTGTTTTCGTTATCGGCATTTTGTTGTTAACAACTGTGATTATATTTATGCTAAAAGTGTTTTTGGTGGAAAAACTTTGTATAGACGTTGAAGAACAAGATATGTCCACTTGATTAAATTAAGTTTcattccttttaaaattttattttacatgattCGATCTGTCAACAAATCCTAATATTTTCACTTAGGTTTTCTTTACTCTTTTCTcccaaaataatgttttaaaacgTATTGTGTCTATTTTAGCCGAATCAAATATACGTGATCTCTACGTTTATTCCAGTAAAACAAAGTTTGCCCGAATTTGCcccttaaataataaatattaatcaataataattaattgtattaaaaataatcaataataataagcgTATTTTGGAACTCCAagtttttacttattttcaGTCTTTCATGTCTATGACCCGAACGCATCCACATGATATAATAAGAGGAAGTACCGaaaggtttttattaaaaaattcaaagattGAGAAGAAAAAAACTAGTAACTGTTACAAAGTGCCCTCCTGCGAAACTTAAGAAATTtcgaaaaattatcaataattttaagattttttacaATCGTCAATAGATCGCATGTAATAGTAAAGAAAGTAATTTTTTGGTAtgaaacgtaaaaaaatatttttggccaGGTTTTCAGGCCAAATACCACTTTATGCGATGGAGCTGCTTCAATGGTTGGAAAATATCGAAGATTTATTGCATATCTGAAAACAgatttactaaatattttttaaataaggttGGGAAGGACATGGGTcacttaatattataataaaaacaataaatgtcATTAAATCAAGTCCACTTCGAGATCGCCTTTTTCGACAAACATGAAAACGAGGAGGATTTTGAGCGCCTTCtatttattacacatatatgtaagttcttTGGTTATCGAAGGGTAATTGTCTTAATTGTGTTGTTactagagacccgtattttgggcatctatttttgtcaatttttgcattttagcgttttagggcattaaaaatgtacaatttaccatctatttttatgaagagtttaattaaataaataataaaaaatttcgatgaattttaataaaatttatatacctacatatgtaaatacaatttaaagacaaagacaaaacaattaaaaaataataggaaaattcaaaaatgttttgaaattaaaataacaatgaaaaaaacatgaatataaaaatataatacgaattaaaatttattaaaactcaacatggagcatatttctacagattcttatttgagattcgtgcgacgatcggtaacaattatattgtatttactaaaatacctttcagcatccacactatggGTCACCAAATaaattttagagctgcacattcaaactcttcatatttaatttttgttgccatcaataatagcaatatatcttgcgtggattcactttttatattctctattaattgtccaaaaaagtgctgatatccttccaaacattgaacatttttgaTGCCCTAAAAGgctaaaatgaaaatgctaaaattgacaaaaatagacgcccaaaatacgtgtctctacttaTGACatgtatttctaaaaaaatcatCGCGATCTACCAATATAAAGGGGACGGGaattaaaaatcttttataCAGGGTGGCTCACGAGAAATGGGTGGTTATAAATTAAATGGTACTCCATAAATTTTTTGGGTGAACATTATTTGTTGACACAGAAATAAAAGTTAAAGTATTCCATTCTCAATTGTTTAGTTGTAAAAAATGATATCACTCAAATGCCATTTTCACGAATACACGTTTGAAACCACTCTTCCCAGAACAGGGCAATGATCGGTTTAAAGTCGACTGATTGGACAGTTTTggtatttttcaacatgtattaaaattattgagaATTAAAGcgaattgtatttatattttttttaattgtaatctaATGAATCAAAAATAAGATCGactatgtaaatgaaaattaaattataattacttacaatttcaattgaaatatttacatactatttTTTAGACCTggcattgattaaaataatgttatcaCACAATGACGTAGCTCACATCAGATCATAAGGTcatataacatacaaatacatgaGTGGTGAAACGTTCAATTTCTATATTTGgcatttaaatgtacatacatatataatgaaaaactttATGAGACCTATTCAAGTTTTAGAgagctttatattatataggtacataaatatgtacatatatatttatataaatatacctatatattgtcTTTATACGCATATATGTTTCTATGCATATGTCAgccgttttaaatataatgttcaCAGTTAAGTTActaattaacaaattaaatcgATAAATGCAGGTAACCTGAAAACTAAATGAAATGAACTTACTTGATAgaattattaatatccaattccaTCTCATCCAGGTAAGCATAGTTGCGGATTATTTTTACGTCTTGAGCGGATCGTCTCGAGTCGAATTCTGAGGcgacttgtttttattttatctaatttaCATACTCGATAAGACCACATGACGAACCCATTTCTAGATTCGCATATTTTGTTTACACGAAAAAGCTTCAATTTAAACCAAATACTGAAACATTTCCTTAAAATCGTATACgagtatttgttttatattgtactagttgttttacccggcttcgctcagtatttgtaatataaacatcttCAACATGGCGAATCCAATAAaacatattcatttgtttttttattaaatttatatgaatcgaaaaaaatataacattcaaCCAATGAATTGTTGACATagaaacttttatatatatatatatatatatatatatatatatatatatatatatatatatatatatatatatatatatatatatatatatatatatatatatatatatatatataacaagaggaacaggcttttcctcccgtattaatttaCACTGTAAGGCCTttcaggtaaccccaatgcgccttcctggctaattacaaacattgcagattttttttttattatacaagtcgctgaattacgagacactgaaaaactcgctaattaacgagacatacatgaattgtacatacattaatcaatctcaaatagtggtgacatagtaggtaggaaggatatttagccaattttaccgggaaccgtttcaacaatgaaatcagagaaaattggcaaactctgataggaaacgatcgacctggagtcacaaatatccaggtctgatcagcagcactacagatatactcagaaaaattcttttcaatcgaggtcagctcatgggatcgaaaccggcgcctctcgacattaagcagaagcttaacgaccgagctatgttgctggctaactttgtattgtttacgaagttcccaaccaaagatatatatatatatatatatatatatatatatatatatatatatatatatatatatatacttacatacaaggtctctttcgaaatgatatattagatttgttttatattatatttatgctagttttgtttgttattatgttttattttgttttcatattgttttatactttttttgtttagccatagtgacgacttggaactactctgtaatgtctatatggcaaaattgtaataaataaataaataagttatccgcggtatgaaaaattataaatttggtgGTCCGTGAGTTCCGAAATCCTGGCGAGTGTTCTAAacgattgtacatatgtatgttaaacttTGAACCAGTTCTTAgtacttgccttactgtgctaaaataATTCGCTAGCCACTGTGATGGACGCACAGCGTCCAAAATGCAAATTCGtagcaataaaaaatttgcgaggttaagtattgtaattagctataaaatcattttattgaaataagtaGCAGTCctgtcattccaaggcggatatcattctcatacTGATCGTTGAGCggggcgcgtactgaattcctaCTCTCTCCTTCGCATCTGTTAGACATGTGTATAAGGgaccgcgaaaataattatttctgttaatACTGATCAATGTTttaatttcgtaatgacataagaCTCTGCATTAAGtatatttgtgaaatatttgagaaataaaataaaatataagtcttgGTCAGTCGCTATCCATCACAttgcggcaagtgttaatgtCGAGGCTttacttaatgaaattaaatatttttgaaaaatttcctTTTTATAACCCAGTTGGCAAccctatcatatatgtacatttgtttgtatagataaagtaaaaaaatatatgtatatttaaacatttcatTACAATCTTACTTTCTTACCGCAAAATAAGTATTGGGTAAAATaaagtacaaatatatatgtaacgttattatggcatagtttaaaaaataaatcaaaaacttgCTTGAAGGAAATGTCATATAGAAAAatgatacaatatttttattacattgttcTTAATAATGattacatatcatacatataataatgaaaatggatattttttaaaatcttaatgAGATCTATATACATAGACACTATAGACCTCTATTGGATATCTTATCTAATATTATAGGTGTTTCATCAGAACTAGGCCAGACCACACTCTCTATCCAAGGCACGAAAGCTGAGACTTTTGTATAAATGGCCGGCTTGTTAATGACTCCACATTGTCTTCCAACAGATTTAATTCCGATGACAGTGTAAGTGCAATGTACCCCATAATTGTATATCTGAACAAGACTAGCAGCATCATCCTAAAagtgattataaattttaattaaatgccgaccaaataatatatgtattatttaagaaaaatacaGTACATAACAAAAGTCTTTCACTTCTGTTCTGCTTCCATAACATATTTGAGTGGCATTTCTGATGCCATCAAGTGCTCTTTTACTGGGAGGATTCAATTGACTACATTCCTCAAATGTGAACTTTTCTAAAATAACCtgaaattttttttggaattattGGCACACGTTCGGcatagaaaatatatgtatgtagatataatagaCTGATTGCTAATTGAAAAAAGTACTGTGgaatgaaatgtacatacacaaacataATTGGTTATATGTTGAAAAATGAGAATTTATCTATACTTATCGgcctcacatacatatatgtgatatATTGGATAAagtagatagagtaaagagtgtggctagaagaatggacgaagggtggacaaaataagtgctagaatttTGCCCGAGAgatgggtaaaaggaagaccaaaGGGTAGATGGGTAGAGTAATAAGGAAAATGtatgaggtgagatggatgagagttgcgcaaaatagagacgagtggatTTTTtgaagaggctttcatccagtagtgaatggttaatggctgtaaatgatgatgatatatgtacatactcgttaGAATGTTACATAGGATcaagtgcactcaaagaagtatggaacgctgtacgTTGGGTATGACAAGGTGAGAGAGTAAAccgaatacgtgggttagaagtatgaaaaCGGTGGTTGATATAATGGCAGACAGtagagatattgaaatggcaatgagtgggTCACGTAAATAggtagaagaacggacgatagatggacgaaatatGTTCTCGactggtacccgagataatgttaAAGGATCCATGGAAGGCCACATAGGAGATGAaaggatgaaatcagaaaaatggttacctgacaactcgttcacagattttccgtaaaccgaggatgcgctccaggcattacgtatacggccatctctttctcaccccgtctgttcaccaagatctcgtttactatgccattacgtatgcagccacctctttcacagaccgtctgttcaccgataacagacggtctgtgaaagagatggctgcatacgtaatggcatagtaaacgagatcttggtgaacagacggggtgagaaagagatggccgtatacgtaatgcctggagcgcatcctcggtttacagaaaatctgtgaacgagttgttgTGTCACCGGACGAAATATGTTCTCGactggtacccgagataatgttaAAGGATCCATGGAAGGCCACATAGGAGATGAgaggatgaaatcagaaaaatatgttGATGAGATGAATGAAAGCCGCTCAAAACGCAGAAGAATGGGAGCGTGTTGGAGAatccttcatccagcagtggatggtcaatgactgtgaatgatgatgatgataaaagtACGTATATTAATCTTGAAATACGTACTTTAAGTATATTGTTGCTGTTAGTATGAGCTCTATTATTTGTACTTTCCCAACCAGTGGCTATGACTTTTAGGTCATCTACTTGATTACCCACGTGTAGGCAAGCAGGCCGTACTGTTTCGCTATATTTGAtcctaaaatcaaaatttattatttatttatattttttattttggcaATTCACTGTATATCTTACTTTTTATCCAGTTTTAGAAGTCCTATGTCATTATAAAAGGAATTTCTCTTGAAGTCGGGGTGCGTCACCCTTTCTATCACATTGAATAGAAATTCAGATGTATGCTTATCCGTGCCTTCATCTCCTAGTTTTACATATTTGACCATTTCCCTGGAATAAAATACGCATGTGTAATGTAACTATAATAATTATGAGTCGGGACTTGGGAGCAAAACATTTGGAAGCCAGGGATTTCTTATTGGATTGTTTTCAAAGGATTGGGTAGGACAAATAAATGTTCTTTTACCCAGAAGTTGTATGAAAGCAATGCGCAGTTGTTACGATCCATTGCTCACTGATTAGAAAACCTCCGCAATTCCAGTCAATTTTACTATCAACACTATTATCATAGCCGAGCAGTGCCTGATGCGGAAATTCATCGGGTTTGGCTGTATTACCTTCGATTATTAATTTGGTGCCAGTATACTTGCACGTATCCATTCTCATTTTGGGTGAATTAACATTTGGATCAAGTGACACACATGGGAACACCGAATCAGCCAGGTCGATGCATTCTTAAACAATATGCTCAATATAAAGTTAATCTTTCATCATAATTATGCGTTGCTTATTTCATCCGCCACTTACTGTTCCATGATTTTTGACCGGTTCTGTTGACGGTGATGGCATCTTTTGGAAAGTCGCACTCTTTGTAAGTCGAAGGGATTGTTGGTTTTGGTGGCATTGTCGTTGAAGTCGGAGCATCACTGGGACAGCACACCATTGTTTTTAAACCAGAGACACTACAAATCTGATAGAAAAAGTAATTTATTGGACGTGGAATTCGAAAGATCAGCGTTCGGAAGATGCTTTTCGTTCAAAAATTGGTTCACCTTTGGCCCGGGCCGCACCGcccaactcgcgaacaacttggttgagggcgaccaggccaatgcatgcaggtagatgggacatgccacactcgtcaacttgttttccgcacacatttccatacattttttcgtgtcgcgcaacaagtcggccgacaaagttgcacggtgcggcccggcccttagttaatttcttagaaaaaccaatGCTTTGTTGCTCTTGAACACTAATAGAGtgatctattgttatttgaaaagcacccAGTCAACGCTTACTTTCGATCATCACCGGAAGATGCCTTtcgcaaaaaaatggttcactattgtcaattgcttagaaaaaccatgatttttgggtaaaagtcggaattctcgacagggcgaaCCCTCTATTCTCGGTCGACCCGCgccttcctgtgattggctactctttgcgatgcccatagtattgccgtgccctgtaTTAACTCGaattttacctgatgaaatactccaacatacatatgtacatatactgcctggttcgcatataatttcggacggttgggcagcgtacggaaatattaaacatattgtaaatggtatatatgtacacacattcgtttgtggttcaatacaaatacatataaatatgaatcaaaacgggcacgcgttgtgccaaattgacgcttcatctttATTTTCATACGCATCCCCATATTTTCCACAtcttgcgtatgtatttcactatcatttggatccacgaaattatcctggtgaaccacttttaccggaattcggaatatttccgtacgctgcccaaccgtccgaaattatatacgaaccaggcagtatatgtcggagtatttcatcaggtaaaagttgagttaattcagggtatggcaatactattggcatcgcaaagagtagccaatcacaggaaggagtgggtcgaccgagcctcgcttccgagcctcgagggtccgccctgtcaaTAATTCTGACTTTTACCGATTTCTTTTCTGTCGATTTGGATACCAATGGagtattgttattgttatttgaaaatctATGgatggtctattgttatttgaaaagcatccagcCAACGCCTTCCTCTGATCATCATCCTTCTTTTTTCTGTCTCCAGAAAATATTCGTAACGTCCATAATAGTTAtagatatataattaaatacaaattataaagatttgattatatacaaaaaattgcaATTCCGCTGATATGATACACCAAGAAaagataaaattcaaatttaccgTTGGATTCGTCccgtttttattattgatttgcTCTAAGACTTTTTCACATTCgcgtaaatttttacatatgccCAGAGTGCCATCTGGTAGTGAGCAGTCATTAACTGCAATTAAGAATACATACTGGTCAAAaggttttaaaattttgacattTTCGTTTGACTattctaataaattaaattgagattTACTTTGCAGTTCgttaataatgaaatttgtaTGACTGAAGATGCTAGTGACAGCAGTGTAAGTGTTAGATTGACAGGTAGTCCTTAGGTGGTTAAGAATTCCAACGCTGACTACACCCACGAGATGCCATCGAGGAGTTCCCTTATCCGGAACATTGACAAGTATTCCACCGCCGCTGTGTCCATTACAAACTGTCATATCTGGAAAGTggcaattatttgaatatatcaacATCATAATGACAGCTTGAGACACGGTCTTGGAGGCAATCAATACagtttaacacttgccgcactgtgatggatagcgagtgaccagaactaatgttttattttatttctccaaatatactgaatgtagggtattcatattttatgtattccacaTCAAAACCTCAATGATTTGAATTATGTTAttaggaaataaaaaaattgatcaatatcaacataaataattttttttggggTACGCCAGTTGTACACGTGCTTCACAGATGCTAAAGGGACAGGGGCCATTCAGTACGCTGCGCTCGACGGTCAGAGTGTGAATGATATTCACTTTGGAATGATGGGTGTTGCAGAATTTGCAATATTCTAACTtaattaaaacacacattttaacTGGAAGCTTGAAATCTCGATGCTTGATTTTTTTGAtacagtaaggcaagtgctaACTGTCATTATTCCAGAGCTGTCACTTTATTCAATTGTTATATGCATGTTTATTTCTTGAATGAGGTCTGTTGAATTATTCGAAGTCTCGATCAATATCAAACTTACTTCCGACTCCCTTCACACAGAATTTGGTCGGACTCACAAATTTGATGAACTCTCTTGGAACATCATTTATGCAAACACTGCGATTAATCAGTTGTATTTCTGCTTTCATAAGCAGATTCGATAAAGAAAATGGATCTCCTTCTTTGGTGACCCCCCAGCCCACAACctgcgaaaaatatataaatttaattcatttcacatattttcaatttctgtatcattacattacatatatatgtacatatatacaaaagaaGTGAGAGCCAGAAAACGTCAATTTCATCCACAAATATGCAAAtcactttaataaaaaaaaaatgagaataataaAAGTATGAGACGAAAGAAACATCAGTTTTGCCcaaaacacataaaaatatgaaattcaacgattttatttataataaaagtacctaaattaatttcataatttttataaatgaattattaaatttaaatttattagtcgatttacatgcttcaataaaattagagactcCAGTTAACGCAGACcacaatactattaattaaaatagtgaTTAAAAGGAGTCGGAATCGGTTGATTTACGACTCGgacgcttgaaatgctccgaatccacgactccgactccgtcTCCACAGCCCTGGCAGTTACACCGTGAAAAGAGTTTAAACGCCTTAAATTCTTAGGCTTATTTCCATAGATTTCTATTTAACTACAACTGTACAGAGCTAACACATAAAAAGTCAGAACAATGCATACatggctacatacatacatggctaATAAGGCTGTGCGATGAAGACAGGGAGATTTCTACGAAATGCCActggtatgtatacatacatatacatacatatgtatatgtatgtatgtatatgataagcAAAAATCGGCATTGGGACGATGATTttggcacaaaaaatggttcactctTGTCAATcgtgcttttttgctctcttgctttgtaaacTAATGGAGCagtctattattattaaactagCACCCAGCCAACACCGAACACCAATGATAAATTATACTCACTTTTCCAGCACTGTTCTGAGAAATGTTGGCTTTCAAATCTGCGTTGTTAATATCAAGGCAAGCAGCGTGAACTTGTGGATAAAAATCGAAAGGAGTCTTCACAACCACTACAGCAATGTCGTCCTCCAAATAATTGTCCAAACCAAAATAAGTACTTGGAATTATGACTTCTTTAATCTAAAGAAACAAAGGGTGTAAAAAATTCaaactataaatttaatattgttttgataacactgagcaacaaataaTCACGTTTTTTAAATACCGGAGTGGAGAcgaatcaatatttactaatttttattattccaaTGATTTTTCATTTCGACCATTACCAATGACTTTTGTTTCGGTTTCGTCTTGCTTATGAGATATGGGCGTtgtaaaaaatttgtaattttttccacattttttggcttttg
This Arctopsyche grandis isolate Sample6627 chromosome 7, ASM5162203v2, whole genome shotgun sequence DNA region includes the following protein-coding sequences:
- the LOC143914466 gene encoding uncharacterized protein LOC143914466; translation: MLLRAKWIWVLLILSNISVLVQGCNAPSNPEKGSYLINGITTTVGKNVNPNSSLTYECDDMYTKSGSQNIYCGANGTWIGSMKCSKKCELPDLLTLDFICRLNRKNIKCENLMDHGTAVIPKCKPFHKLNKNQNLNAVTCNNGRWSNDLKECTTDCGMEKSKKDTMLQNSNMEGRESSPWHVGVYQLKNQVYEQICGGTIVSRKFVISAAHCFQQTPYEDFYAVSAGKIYRAWDHEEKDKYRYIQRKIIKEVIIPSTYFGLDNYLEDDIAVVVVKTPFDFYPQVHAACLDINNADLKANISQNSAGKVVGWGVTKEGDPFSLSNLLMKAEIQLINRSVCINDVPREFIKFVSPTKFCVKGVGNMTVCNGHSGGGILVNVPDKGTPRWHLVGVVSVGILNHLRTTCQSNTYTAVTSIFSHTNFIINELQINDCSLPDGTLGICKNLRECEKVLEQINNKNGTNPTICSVSGLKTMVCCPSDAPTSTTMPPKPTIPSTYKECDFPKDAITVNRTGQKSWNKCIDLADSVFPCVSLDPNVNSPKMRMDTCKYTGTKLIIEGNTAKPDEFPHQALLGYDNSVDSKIDWNCGGFLISEQWIVTTAHCFHTTSGEMVKYVKLGDEGTDKHTSEFLFNVIERVTHPDFKRNSFYNDIGLLKLDKKIKYSETVRPACLHVGNQVDDLKVIATGWESTNNRAHTNSNNILKVILEKFTFEECSQLNPPSKRALDGIRNATQICYGSRTEVKDFCYDDAASLVQIYNYGVHCTYTVIGIKSVGRQCGVINKPAIYTKVSAFVPWIESVVWPSSDETPIILDKISNRGL